A genomic window from Pelagicoccus albus includes:
- a CDS encoding MDR family oxidoreductase translates to MFKGILISKSGSEQSVGFAQLDESDLPEGDVLVDVDWSTLNYKDALAITGKAPIVKKYPMVPGIDFAGTVAQSENASYKPGDRVISTGWGIGEKRWGGFAQKARVEGGGLVPLPADLDMRQAMGIGTAGLTAMLCVMKLESLGLTPESGEILVTGASGGVGSFATLLLARRGFQVAAATGRNGEESYLRRLGASRIVDRSELAIKGPLGSETWAGAIDVVGSEVLASVLSRICYGGVVACCGLAGGMDLPATVAPFILRGVTLAGVDSVMCDRVTRMLAWRRLARDLDLGLLDQVAQEIAFSEVIEKSPHMLAGELRGRVVFSIPS, encoded by the coding sequence ATGTTTAAAGGAATCCTTATTTCCAAATCCGGAAGCGAACAAAGCGTTGGTTTTGCTCAACTAGACGAGTCCGACCTGCCAGAGGGAGATGTCTTGGTGGATGTCGACTGGTCCACTCTGAATTACAAAGATGCCTTGGCTATCACTGGTAAGGCACCCATCGTGAAGAAGTATCCCATGGTACCCGGTATCGATTTTGCGGGTACGGTTGCGCAAAGCGAAAATGCCTCCTACAAGCCCGGAGACCGAGTTATTTCTACTGGGTGGGGAATCGGAGAAAAGCGTTGGGGCGGCTTTGCCCAAAAAGCTCGAGTCGAGGGTGGAGGCTTGGTTCCGCTGCCTGCCGACTTGGACATGAGACAGGCTATGGGTATCGGCACGGCTGGCCTGACCGCTATGCTCTGCGTGATGAAGCTAGAGTCGCTCGGTCTAACACCTGAGAGTGGGGAAATTCTCGTAACCGGTGCTTCCGGCGGAGTAGGAAGCTTTGCGACCCTGTTGCTTGCTCGAAGAGGCTTTCAAGTGGCTGCGGCTACCGGGAGAAATGGCGAAGAGAGCTATCTTCGCAGGCTCGGGGCCAGTCGTATCGTCGACCGATCTGAACTAGCGATAAAAGGTCCGCTGGGCAGCGAAACGTGGGCAGGAGCCATCGATGTGGTAGGAAGCGAGGTATTGGCGAGTGTGCTTTCGCGGATTTGCTACGGTGGCGTAGTGGCCTGTTGCGGGCTCGCGGGTGGTATGGATCTTCCGGCTACCGTTGCCCCTTTTATCCTGCGTGGCGTCACTCTCGCCGGAGTGGATAGTGTGATGTGCGATCGCGTGACTCGCATGCTGGCTTGGCGTAGGCTTGCAAGAGATCTAGACCTAGGCCTGCTGGATCAGGTGGCGCAAGAGATCGCGTTTTCCGAAGTTATCGAAAAATCGCCGCACATGTTGGCAGGCGAATTGAGGGGTAGAGTAGTCTTTTCGATACCGAGT
- a CDS encoding oxidoreductase gives MGKSVLLAGATGLVGSQLLELLLADERIDLVRCVSRRPLEVKSEKLESVVAGFDSIGELAELFEVDTVFCCLGTTMKKAGSREAFRKVDYEYPLSLARHARQAGVERYVLVSAAGADPNSRIFYNRTKGEVEASIEGLGFPSFDILRPSLLLGNRDESRLGEDLAKAASPLLNLILRGPLRKYRPMPSSKLAAVMAELPFSPMGGKRVFENGQIFEMSQTGQPVIDRT, from the coding sequence ATGGGTAAATCTGTTTTATTGGCAGGAGCGACGGGACTCGTGGGCTCCCAACTTCTGGAGCTCTTGCTCGCGGATGAGCGAATCGATTTGGTTCGATGCGTTAGCCGTCGCCCGCTTGAGGTAAAATCAGAGAAGCTCGAATCCGTAGTTGCCGGTTTTGATTCTATAGGAGAGCTAGCCGAGCTATTCGAGGTTGACACGGTGTTTTGCTGTCTCGGCACGACCATGAAAAAGGCCGGTTCGCGGGAAGCCTTTCGCAAAGTAGATTACGAGTATCCATTGTCGCTTGCCCGGCACGCTCGCCAAGCTGGAGTCGAGCGTTACGTTTTGGTTTCTGCTGCCGGTGCAGATCCGAATTCGCGGATATTCTATAATCGAACTAAGGGTGAAGTGGAGGCTTCTATCGAAGGACTTGGGTTTCCGTCGTTCGATATTTTGAGGCCTAGCTTATTACTCGGCAACCGTGATGAATCGCGGCTGGGAGAAGATTTAGCAAAAGCTGCGAGCCCCTTGCTAAACCTCATTTTGCGGGGACCACTCAGGAAATATAGGCCAATGCCCTCTAGTAAACTGGCAGCCGTAATGGCGGAGTTGCCTTTCAGCCCCATGGGAGGTAAACGTGTCTTCGAGAACGGTCAGATCTTCGAAATGTCGCAAACCGGCCAACCCGTGATAGACCGAACCTAG
- a CDS encoding glycoside hydrolase family 88/105 protein — MLKRYIPLPTLLIFIAHLCSLGVKLNADTPANAVATDQPWSIRMAESLMKRSPEAWAMRPHKGLSEPKWGYTYGLALGAVEAVHQKHGGDPLHSYVKTYVDQLIDENGAIKDYHIWDFNIDSVNAGKLLFDLYERYDDPRYLKAMQDLRTQLKWQPTTSEGGYWHKRYYPWQMWLDGLYMGAAYQARYAATFGEPAEAFDQIVKQFVLIESKVRDPETGLLYHAWDESKLQLWADPETGLSPHFWSRAMGWYAMALVDTLEQMPEGHHGIAKLEAILKRLMQALEAHQDDSGLWYQVVDLPEAKGNYLEASGTCMFAYAAAKGVRLGYLANSYQQLAEKAFDGVLAELITVDEDGEVHLDGVCGSAGLGGTPHYRDGSFAYYISEPIVRDDAHGVGPFILAALELGR, encoded by the coding sequence ATGCTAAAACGTTACATCCCCCTTCCCACCCTACTTATCTTTATAGCTCATCTCTGCTCTTTGGGGGTTAAGCTAAACGCCGACACCCCTGCAAATGCGGTTGCCACGGATCAGCCATGGTCGATCCGGATGGCGGAGTCGCTGATGAAGCGAAGCCCCGAAGCATGGGCAATGCGGCCGCACAAGGGATTGAGCGAACCAAAATGGGGCTACACTTACGGCCTAGCACTTGGAGCGGTCGAAGCCGTTCACCAAAAGCACGGCGGCGATCCATTGCACAGCTATGTCAAAACCTACGTCGACCAACTCATCGACGAAAACGGAGCAATCAAAGATTACCACATTTGGGATTTCAATATAGACTCCGTCAATGCGGGTAAGCTGCTCTTCGACCTTTACGAACGCTACGACGATCCACGCTACCTCAAAGCCATGCAAGACCTTCGGACGCAGCTCAAGTGGCAGCCTACCACAAGCGAGGGAGGCTACTGGCACAAACGCTACTACCCATGGCAAATGTGGCTGGACGGGCTCTACATGGGAGCTGCCTACCAAGCTCGCTATGCGGCTACCTTCGGTGAACCAGCGGAAGCCTTCGACCAGATCGTAAAGCAATTTGTGTTGATCGAGAGCAAGGTCCGAGACCCCGAAACTGGCTTGCTCTACCACGCGTGGGACGAGAGCAAACTACAGCTTTGGGCGGATCCTGAGACGGGCCTATCTCCTCACTTCTGGTCCCGAGCTATGGGTTGGTACGCCATGGCGCTGGTGGACACTTTGGAGCAAATGCCTGAGGGGCACCATGGAATAGCCAAACTCGAAGCCATCCTGAAAAGACTCATGCAGGCGCTCGAGGCCCATCAAGATGACAGCGGGCTCTGGTACCAGGTCGTCGACCTCCCTGAGGCAAAAGGCAATTACCTTGAGGCGTCGGGAACCTGTATGTTCGCCTACGCTGCGGCCAAAGGAGTTCGCCTCGGCTATCTTGCAAATTCCTACCAACAGCTAGCTGAAAAAGCATTCGACGGTGTATTGGCCGAGCTAATCACAGTAGACGAAGATGGCGAGGTGCATCTCGACGGGGTTTGCGGCAGTGCCGGACTGGGCGGCACGCCACACTACCGCGACGGAAGCTTCGCTTACTACATCAGCGAGCCGATTGTCAGGGACGACGCTCATGGCGTCGGCCCCTTCATTTTGGCTGCCTTGGAGCTGGGACGCTAA
- a CDS encoding glycoside hydrolase family 43 protein produces the protein MKLLKNASMLALCLLGSSLTLTAQTPSFTRDASVHDPSVIKVGDRFYVYGSHGASAYTEDLMNWTQVAVSMTSGNPVHFTSWKTTLSELVEWTTADTLWAADVYQLDDGKYYYYYNVWTDYLSYRSYMGVAVSDTIEGPYTNVGEILKGGTNVAGFDPAYDPNTIDPTLYRDTEDNLWMVYGSYSGGIFVLEMDDTTGLQKPGQEWGTKLLDGRYGSMEGPFMEYNEDTGYYYLFLSFGGLAAADGYQMRVFRSQSPNGPFYDPSGTDMSTASSSTWTQNGLKLAGGWQFNAVDGEANQSPTGYLSPGHNSVMKDPASGKWFNFFHTRFVDRGEAHEVRVHQLFFNEDGWPVMAPHRYAGETQGSYSVADVSGSYKVINHGKDVTREAIPKYATVIGLAESGGLSGASGSWELVDGQNIRITMDDVLYKGVVCEQWDNENSMWVMGFTAVSPDGVAIWGSEVAIADRTGDLDPPVLAQIDDTALAMGESLDLVLTNLAPNSELTLVYKILQGPEGLEVDSLTGAITWTPLVSQMGQAYPVQIQVYDLIDPSLMDEVNFSVYASGGYEFEELFVDFTSAGSGGILDNAGKSTGLTARLSGTGTSYSSNDPNLTLDEENGHLTLASTETDFNGQAGVAAASAVGLKLSEIGYTGAEDFSVRADFGPIEGLENVDQVGVFVGSSATTLTRAGIFQGTAAQGLGVHTQNGTDESATFELSTYDLSDGLTVTIAREAGEWSYLVDGVVVNPQSANATFLDALSDLTVGVFAINPLNTNSKTVAVESLRVAVLSDQPRETLIQKWRTENFGASPAEGVAGNSDDPDGDGRSNLVEYALGTNPLVADGDPNWKVEVVDGKLVWTISQIEDPALTYEVRASETPALTDSELVWRSGAGNNQAGPVEVDADLPSGYDAKLFMQLSVDTIED, from the coding sequence ATGAAGCTTCTCAAGAATGCCTCCATGCTCGCCCTGTGCCTATTGGGATCGAGTCTTACCCTCACAGCTCAGACTCCCTCGTTTACCCGAGATGCCTCTGTGCACGACCCCTCTGTTATCAAGGTCGGGGATCGATTCTACGTCTATGGCTCGCACGGAGCATCCGCCTACACGGAGGATTTGATGAATTGGACGCAAGTGGCCGTTTCAATGACATCCGGTAACCCAGTTCACTTTACTAGCTGGAAGACAACTTTGTCGGAATTGGTCGAGTGGACCACCGCGGATACTCTTTGGGCTGCGGATGTGTATCAGTTGGACGATGGCAAGTACTACTATTACTACAATGTTTGGACGGACTATCTGAGCTACCGAAGCTATATGGGGGTAGCCGTTTCCGATACGATAGAAGGTCCCTACACCAATGTTGGCGAGATCCTGAAAGGTGGTACGAATGTAGCCGGCTTTGACCCAGCCTACGATCCGAACACCATCGACCCAACTTTGTACCGCGATACTGAGGACAATCTTTGGATGGTTTATGGGTCTTACTCGGGCGGTATTTTCGTACTGGAGATGGACGATACCACTGGGTTGCAAAAGCCAGGCCAGGAGTGGGGCACCAAGCTTTTGGATGGCCGCTATGGATCGATGGAAGGTCCTTTCATGGAGTACAATGAGGACACTGGTTACTACTACCTCTTCCTCTCTTTTGGCGGACTCGCCGCGGCGGACGGATACCAGATGCGGGTATTTAGATCCCAAAGTCCCAATGGTCCTTTCTACGATCCTTCCGGCACGGACATGTCTACTGCATCTTCTTCGACTTGGACCCAAAATGGCTTGAAGCTCGCGGGCGGTTGGCAGTTTAACGCAGTGGATGGCGAGGCGAATCAAAGCCCGACAGGCTACCTTTCGCCGGGGCATAATTCCGTAATGAAGGATCCCGCTAGCGGCAAGTGGTTCAACTTCTTCCATACCCGTTTCGTGGATCGCGGGGAAGCCCACGAGGTTCGGGTGCACCAGTTATTTTTCAATGAAGACGGTTGGCCGGTTATGGCTCCACATCGTTATGCGGGCGAGACGCAAGGCAGTTACTCAGTCGCTGATGTCTCTGGTTCTTACAAGGTCATCAACCACGGTAAAGACGTCACTCGGGAAGCCATTCCCAAGTACGCTACGGTGATCGGTTTGGCTGAAAGTGGCGGGCTTTCCGGCGCCAGCGGATCTTGGGAATTGGTAGACGGCCAAAACATTCGGATCACCATGGACGATGTCTTGTACAAAGGCGTAGTTTGCGAGCAGTGGGACAACGAAAACTCCATGTGGGTGATGGGATTCACAGCTGTTTCGCCTGACGGCGTTGCTATCTGGGGCAGCGAGGTCGCGATAGCGGACCGCACGGGAGACCTGGATCCGCCAGTGCTAGCGCAAATAGACGATACCGCATTGGCCATGGGCGAATCGCTAGATCTTGTTCTAACCAATTTAGCTCCAAATTCAGAGCTCACTCTCGTCTATAAGATTCTGCAAGGGCCGGAAGGCTTGGAAGTGGATTCTCTGACCGGAGCGATCACCTGGACTCCTTTGGTTTCGCAAATGGGACAAGCGTACCCGGTGCAAATTCAAGTCTACGATCTCATCGACCCGAGCTTGATGGATGAGGTTAATTTTTCCGTGTACGCATCGGGCGGATACGAGTTCGAGGAGCTTTTTGTGGATTTCACCTCCGCTGGGTCTGGAGGTATTCTAGACAACGCCGGTAAGAGCACTGGTTTGACCGCACGTCTCAGCGGGACGGGAACGAGTTACTCCAGCAACGATCCAAACTTAACTTTAGACGAGGAAAATGGGCATTTGACCTTGGCCTCGACAGAGACTGATTTCAACGGTCAGGCTGGAGTTGCCGCCGCTTCTGCAGTCGGACTTAAGCTATCAGAAATTGGATACACCGGAGCAGAAGACTTTTCTGTGCGTGCGGATTTCGGCCCTATCGAAGGGTTGGAAAATGTGGATCAGGTCGGCGTATTCGTCGGTTCGTCTGCGACCACATTGACGCGGGCTGGCATTTTCCAAGGAACCGCTGCTCAAGGGCTTGGCGTTCATACGCAAAATGGAACGGACGAAAGCGCTACCTTCGAGCTCTCCACCTACGATCTTAGCGATGGCTTGACGGTGACGATCGCCCGCGAAGCAGGCGAGTGGAGTTACTTGGTAGATGGAGTTGTGGTTAATCCACAATCCGCCAACGCTACCTTCCTCGATGCTTTGTCGGATCTCACGGTGGGCGTTTTCGCCATCAATCCTCTCAACACCAATAGCAAGACTGTGGCAGTCGAGTCGCTTCGCGTGGCGGTACTATCTGACCAGCCACGTGAGACGCTGATCCAGAAGTGGAGAACTGAAAACTTCGGCGCTTCTCCTGCGGAGGGCGTGGCAGGCAACAGCGACGACCCAGATGGAGATGGGCGAAGTAACCTCGTCGAATATGCCCTCGGCACCAATCCGCTCGTGGCGGATGGCGACCCGAATTGGAAGGTGGAGGTCGTGGATGGCAAGCTGGTGTGGACCATCAGTCAGATTGAGGACCCTGCTTTGACCTATGAAGTTAGGGCCAGCGAAACGCCTGCTCTTACCGATTCGGAACTCGTTTGGCGCAGCGGAGCGGGGAATAATCAAGCGGGCCCGGTGGAAGTGGACGCTGATTTGCCGAGCGGCTACGACGCCAAACTTTTCATGCAGCTCAGCGTCGATACCATCGAGGATTAG
- a CDS encoding CocE/NonD family hydrolase, whose amino-acid sequence MPFSNPAPFHLLLKKWPTAIICWLVSLSIPVFAEEEPQFPEDVQIRYHVPVPMRDGVELATDVYLPDSSGGPFPTLFVRDIYSNGASAVRQRYAKLATASGYAFVFQICRGRYDSEGDWYPYFQEQNDGDDGLSWIAKQEWSDGQVGMFGSSYLASVQWLAALNDNPALVAIAPGVSPGNYYRDVAYPGGAFSLLSRASWGIGLAGSRTIMSYPISWETSVEHLPLKTLDKSLGFDVRHFQDWLDHPNYDSYWKPLNLEVRAPEMSVPALNIGGWYDAFLRSTIGSYVTMTKEARTERARQNQRLVIGPWPHGWNRKTTTGDLDFGPDALIDWDRLHLDWFDHWLKGEEVEEQAPVQIFVMGDNVWRDEYEWPLARTEYTPFYFHADGSLDSVTPEGEVSPLSYVYDPTDPVQTIGGNIMRTQVRGPRDQRPLDDRKDILRFSTAPFEEKMEITGPLTVNLYASSSAKDTDFMAKLVVVRPDGFSFNLADGVIRARYRQGFEQPVLIEPGEVLLYEIDVWATSYVLQPGERLRVDITSSNFPRLNRNPNTGAAFGETTEMQSATQTIHLSETYPSHIVLPVIPKKD is encoded by the coding sequence GTGCCTTTTAGTAATCCCGCACCTTTCCACCTACTTCTGAAAAAATGGCCGACGGCCATCATTTGTTGGCTCGTTTCCCTTTCGATTCCGGTCTTTGCGGAGGAAGAGCCGCAATTTCCGGAGGACGTACAGATCCGCTACCATGTGCCGGTCCCCATGCGAGATGGGGTTGAGCTGGCGACTGATGTTTATTTGCCTGACTCCAGCGGCGGGCCCTTTCCGACCCTGTTTGTGCGGGATATCTACTCGAATGGAGCTTCCGCGGTCCGGCAGCGGTATGCGAAGCTGGCGACCGCTAGTGGCTACGCCTTTGTTTTTCAGATTTGCCGAGGGCGTTACGATTCGGAAGGCGACTGGTATCCATATTTTCAGGAGCAAAACGATGGCGATGATGGATTGAGTTGGATAGCCAAGCAGGAGTGGTCAGACGGGCAAGTGGGCATGTTTGGAAGCAGTTATCTCGCTTCTGTTCAGTGGCTGGCTGCTCTGAACGACAATCCAGCTCTCGTGGCTATCGCTCCGGGGGTTAGTCCGGGCAACTACTATCGGGATGTGGCTTATCCTGGGGGAGCCTTCTCGCTCCTAAGCCGAGCCAGCTGGGGTATCGGCTTGGCCGGATCTCGGACCATCATGTCGTATCCGATTTCTTGGGAGACCTCCGTCGAGCACCTGCCTTTGAAAACATTGGATAAATCGCTCGGTTTTGATGTCCGCCATTTTCAGGACTGGCTCGACCACCCAAATTACGACAGCTACTGGAAACCGTTGAATTTAGAGGTCCGGGCTCCGGAAATGTCTGTCCCGGCCTTGAATATTGGTGGTTGGTACGACGCGTTTTTACGCAGCACTATTGGTAGTTACGTGACCATGACCAAGGAGGCTAGAACCGAGCGAGCTCGCCAAAATCAGAGATTGGTGATTGGGCCTTGGCCACATGGTTGGAATCGCAAAACCACCACTGGCGATCTCGATTTTGGGCCGGATGCCCTGATTGATTGGGATCGCCTGCACTTGGACTGGTTCGATCACTGGCTGAAAGGGGAGGAAGTCGAAGAGCAGGCTCCTGTTCAGATTTTTGTTATGGGTGACAATGTATGGAGGGACGAATACGAATGGCCTTTGGCTAGAACCGAATACACTCCCTTTTATTTCCATGCAGATGGCTCTCTTGATTCTGTTACTCCGGAAGGCGAGGTATCGCCGCTTAGTTACGTCTACGACCCGACAGATCCGGTTCAAACCATCGGGGGCAACATCATGCGAACCCAAGTCAGGGGGCCGAGAGACCAACGTCCGCTCGATGATCGAAAGGATATCTTGCGGTTTTCGACTGCTCCCTTCGAAGAGAAAATGGAGATTACCGGGCCGCTGACAGTTAACCTCTACGCGAGTAGTTCTGCCAAGGATACCGATTTTATGGCGAAGTTGGTAGTTGTTCGCCCAGATGGATTCAGTTTCAATCTCGCTGACGGAGTCATAAGGGCTCGCTACCGACAGGGCTTCGAGCAGCCTGTGTTGATAGAGCCAGGAGAGGTATTGCTTTACGAGATCGATGTCTGGGCCACTAGCTATGTGCTTCAGCCTGGCGAGCGACTCCGGGTAGACATCACCAGCAGCAATTTCCCGCGCTTGAATAGAAATCCGAATACAGGAGCTGCATTTGGCGAAACGACAGAGATGCAGTCGGCCACACAGACTATCCATCTCAGCGAGACTTATCCGAGTCATATCGTTCTGCCTGTCATTCCGAAGAAAGACTAG
- a CDS encoding FKBP-type peptidyl-prolyl cis-trans isomerase, with amino-acid sequence MSGSTPVVISVCAFVASLIFIPYKSEAQETNLLLDYMPPAHAKQLEELMPGAEVLGGGVRFLELESGTGDLIEEGDRVEAIYTGRFLDGTIFNQKTGRFHTYHFEVGADPRQIIEGWEVGLPKMQNGGRYLLGIPSQLAYKDKGRRGQVPPFATVTFEIKILDVDYR; translated from the coding sequence ATGTCTGGTTCTACACCTGTCGTCATCTCAGTTTGCGCGTTCGTCGCGTCGCTCATTTTTATACCCTATAAGTCAGAGGCCCAAGAGACCAACCTGCTTCTGGACTACATGCCGCCTGCACATGCTAAGCAGCTTGAGGAGTTGATGCCGGGGGCGGAGGTTCTTGGAGGAGGGGTTCGGTTTTTAGAACTCGAATCCGGAACCGGCGACCTAATTGAAGAGGGTGATCGAGTGGAAGCGATCTACACGGGCCGCTTTTTGGATGGGACTATTTTCAACCAGAAGACTGGGCGCTTCCACACTTACCATTTCGAGGTGGGGGCGGATCCCCGGCAGATTATCGAAGGTTGGGAAGTCGGGTTGCCGAAAATGCAAAACGGAGGGCGGTACCTATTGGGAATCCCTTCGCAATTGGCGTATAAGGACAAGGGGCGTCGAGGTCAGGTACCTCCCTTTGCTACTGTTACGTTTGAGATCAAGATACTGGACGTCGACTATCGTTAG
- a CDS encoding Nramp family divalent metal transporter: protein MSSSSPSSNLPPSRLGLIKKIGPGILMAGAAIGVSHIVQSTRAGATYGIGLVWLVLAVNILKYPFFEAGHRYTVATGESLLHGYRRLGPAFLYAFLLLNTFTAVISIAGTCFVTAILAPKVPGLEWLSPTHVSAILLIFIIGLVSIGQYRWLSRIIKLMMVVLFFATIAAFFRSIGVANEPTEGFVPPEFWTAASLPFLVALMGWMPAPIELSVWQSLWVQACEKENHERTSRREASFDFHIGYVMTTLLAVMFVALGAWVMYGSGESYAASSVGFTKQFVSLYTSKLGAWTAPVISAAAFTTLLSTTITVVDAYPRSLAAAIRVAKPSLKGSERMWHLVMMIGGSIGGWLIIAYSAQNLTALIDLITTAAFLTAPVFAYLNLRLVASDHLPKVFRPAAWQVVLSWLGFAYLTGFSLLFFWQRFLS, encoded by the coding sequence ATGTCCTCTTCCTCCCCGTCCTCGAATTTACCTCCCAGCCGCCTTGGTCTAATAAAAAAGATAGGGCCTGGCATCCTTATGGCGGGAGCGGCAATCGGCGTCTCTCACATCGTGCAATCGACGAGAGCCGGCGCGACCTATGGAATCGGTCTCGTTTGGTTGGTGTTGGCGGTTAACATTTTGAAGTATCCTTTTTTCGAGGCTGGCCATCGCTACACGGTGGCTACCGGCGAATCCCTTTTGCATGGCTATCGGAGGCTTGGTCCGGCTTTCCTCTACGCGTTTCTTTTGCTCAACACGTTTACGGCGGTTATCAGCATCGCAGGAACCTGTTTCGTGACGGCTATTCTCGCTCCCAAAGTCCCCGGGTTGGAGTGGTTGAGTCCGACTCACGTGAGCGCGATCCTGCTTATTTTCATCATTGGGCTAGTCAGTATCGGGCAATACAGGTGGCTCAGTCGGATCATCAAGCTGATGATGGTGGTGCTTTTCTTCGCGACCATCGCTGCCTTTTTCCGTTCGATTGGCGTTGCCAATGAGCCGACGGAAGGGTTCGTCCCGCCCGAGTTTTGGACCGCCGCGTCTCTTCCCTTTTTGGTCGCCCTGATGGGCTGGATGCCAGCTCCTATCGAATTGTCGGTTTGGCAATCGCTTTGGGTGCAGGCGTGCGAGAAGGAGAATCACGAGCGAACTAGTCGCCGGGAAGCTAGTTTCGATTTCCACATAGGCTATGTAATGACGACACTGCTCGCGGTGATGTTCGTGGCTCTCGGCGCTTGGGTCATGTACGGATCTGGCGAATCCTACGCTGCTTCGAGTGTGGGATTCACCAAGCAGTTTGTATCTTTGTACACTAGCAAGTTGGGGGCTTGGACTGCCCCTGTGATCTCGGCGGCCGCATTTACGACTCTGCTTTCCACGACCATCACGGTGGTGGATGCATACCCTCGCTCGTTGGCAGCGGCGATTCGAGTTGCCAAGCCCAGCTTGAAGGGCAGCGAGAGGATGTGGCATCTGGTTATGATGATTGGTGGCAGCATTGGGGGCTGGCTAATCATCGCTTATTCTGCCCAGAACCTTACGGCTTTGATCGATCTGATAACCACGGCGGCGTTTTTGACCGCCCCTGTTTTCGCCTACCTGAATTTACGCTTGGTGGCATCTGATCATCTACCAAAAGTGTTCCGTCCTGCTGCCTGGCAAGTCGTGCTTAGCTGGCTTGGCTTCGCCTATTTGACGGGTTTCTCGCTGCTGTTTTTCTGGCAGCGCTTCCTCAGTTGA
- a CDS encoding DUF4250 domain-containing protein produces MDWSKIDSMDPNLLVGVINTALRNHFDSLDELCKTHSIDREFLCKRLAEEDYDYMEGPNQFR; encoded by the coding sequence ATGGATTGGAGCAAAATAGATTCCATGGACCCAAACCTCCTCGTCGGGGTAATCAACACCGCCCTGCGGAACCATTTCGATTCCCTAGACGAGCTGTGCAAGACGCATTCGATCGACAGGGAATTCCTCTGCAAGCGACTGGCTGAAGAAGACTACGACTACATGGAAGGCCCCAACCAATTCCGCTAG
- a CDS encoding CBS domain-containing protein has translation MNSPVSDLLAKKSVSLLTVNPDTSVLEAVEIMNRVKVGCVMVMQDKALAGIFTERDVLRRVVAQGVDASRVAVSEVMSSQLVTIEPSTEVGHAMDIVNENKVRHLPVLEDGRLIGLISAGDLNRHLTETFRKEAGTLMSYLSGSGLEV, from the coding sequence ATGAATTCCCCTGTCTCCGATCTTCTCGCAAAAAAATCAGTCTCTTTGCTTACCGTTAACCCTGACACTTCAGTGTTGGAGGCCGTTGAGATCATGAATCGGGTAAAGGTGGGCTGCGTAATGGTTATGCAGGATAAAGCCCTAGCGGGTATCTTCACCGAGAGAGATGTCTTGCGCCGAGTTGTGGCCCAAGGGGTCGATGCATCGCGAGTCGCAGTTTCAGAAGTTATGTCTAGCCAGCTCGTCACCATCGAGCCAAGCACAGAGGTTGGTCATGCCATGGATATCGTAAATGAAAACAAGGTCCGCCATTTACCTGTGTTGGAGGATGGCAGACTCATCGGGTTAATTTCGGCGGGGGACTTAAATCGCCACCTCACTGAAACCTTCCGTAAAGAGGCGGGCACACTTATGAGCTACCTGTCCGGAAGTGGTCTCGAAGTTTAG